From a single Maylandia zebra isolate NMK-2024a linkage group LG3, Mzebra_GT3a, whole genome shotgun sequence genomic region:
- the rgp1 gene encoding RAB6A-GEF complex partner protein 2 isoform X1 — translation MIEVVASMARGSVFLAGELMECLVTFTNPMSHLSTSASSEMLAWASAQIHCQFHASENRVALPAQGNKQDVQAESETVLIPSRGERGQCVLDTPPKILFCDLRLDPGESKTYSYSEVVPIDGPPSFRGQAVKYVYKLTIGCQRVNSPIKLLRVPFRVLVLQGMPEPPFPQDEEVCPSNPFLEEEEVSRRDSRPLERALDMLMVTTSRRYPHMFNITNMRGKVAKFCIFKTVYRLGEDIIGTFNFSEGDIPCLQYSVSLQSEEEIQQQYQRRPGQTPSVTGHGRHLESCLHTAFSHFSLPIPLNVTPGFSRDIVTLRWRLHFEFVTAREPMEPPTVLQNQSEVTVWAGAEHVDVDTFSWNLPIKVLPTNPALASYVSQFTGTNTITI, via the exons ATGATCGAGGTTGTGGCCTCTATGGCCCGAGGCTCAGTGTTTCTGGCCGGGGAGCTCATGGAGTGTCTTGTAACTTTCACCAACCCGATGTCTCATCTTTCCACCTCGGCGAGCAG TGAGATGCTGGCATGGGCCAGTGCCCAGATCCACTGTCAGTTTCATGCAAGTGAGAACAGAGTAGCCTTGCCGGCTCAGGGCAACAAACAGGATGTCCAGGCTGAGAGCGAGACTGTGCTCATCCCAAGCAGAG GAGAACGAGGGCAGTGTGTGCTGGACACTCCTCCTAAGATATTATTCTGCGACCTGCGCCTGGACCCTGGAGAGAGTAAAACAT ACTCCTACAGTGAGGTTGTTCCCATTGATGGGCCTCCCAGTTTCCGTGGTCAGGCGGTGAAGTACGTCTACAAACTGACCATTGGCTGTCAAAGGGTCAACTCGCCCATCAAGCTACTTCGTGTTCCCTTTAGAGTGTTGGTTCTGCAAG GCATGCCAGAGCCTCCATTTCCCCAGGATGAAGAGGTTTGCCCCTCCAACCCTTTCctggaggaagaggaagtgagCCGCAGGGACTCTCGGCCTTTGGAGAGAGCACTGGACATGTTAATGGTCACCACCTCGAGGCGCTACCCCC ATATGTTTAATATCACCAACATGCGTGGGAAAGTAGCAAAGTTCTGCATCTTTAAGACTGTTTACAGACTCGGGGAGGACATCATCGGCACGTTTAACTTTTCAGAGGGAGACATTCCCTGCCTGCAG tatTCAGTGAGCCTTCAGAGTGAGGAGGAGATCCAGCAGCAGTACCAGCGTAGACCAGGACAAACTCCCAGTGTGACTGGACACGGGCGACATCTGGAGTCTTGCCTCCACACGGCCTTCAGCCACTTCTCTCTTCCCATACCCCTGAATGTCACGCCGGGTTTCAGCAGAGACATTG tgACCCTGAGGTGGCGCCTGCACTTTGAATTCGTTACTGCCCGGGAGCCTATGGAACCGCCCACTGTCCTGCAGAACCAATCAGAGGTCACAGTGTGGGCTGGGGCGGAGCATGTGGATGTGGACACCTTCAGCTGGAATCTACCGATCAAAGTCCTGCCCACCAACCCGGCTTTGGCTTCCTACGTGTCCCAGTTTACAGGGACCAACACCATTACCatttaa
- the rgp1 gene encoding RAB6A-GEF complex partner protein 2 isoform X2, which produces MDSSEMLAWASAQIHCQFHASENRVALPAQGNKQDVQAESETVLIPSRGERGQCVLDTPPKILFCDLRLDPGESKTYSYSEVVPIDGPPSFRGQAVKYVYKLTIGCQRVNSPIKLLRVPFRVLVLQGMPEPPFPQDEEVCPSNPFLEEEEVSRRDSRPLERALDMLMVTTSRRYPHMFNITNMRGKVAKFCIFKTVYRLGEDIIGTFNFSEGDIPCLQYSVSLQSEEEIQQQYQRRPGQTPSVTGHGRHLESCLHTAFSHFSLPIPLNVTPGFSRDIVTLRWRLHFEFVTAREPMEPPTVLQNQSEVTVWAGAEHVDVDTFSWNLPIKVLPTNPALASYVSQFTGTNTITI; this is translated from the exons ATGGATTCAAG TGAGATGCTGGCATGGGCCAGTGCCCAGATCCACTGTCAGTTTCATGCAAGTGAGAACAGAGTAGCCTTGCCGGCTCAGGGCAACAAACAGGATGTCCAGGCTGAGAGCGAGACTGTGCTCATCCCAAGCAGAG GAGAACGAGGGCAGTGTGTGCTGGACACTCCTCCTAAGATATTATTCTGCGACCTGCGCCTGGACCCTGGAGAGAGTAAAACAT ACTCCTACAGTGAGGTTGTTCCCATTGATGGGCCTCCCAGTTTCCGTGGTCAGGCGGTGAAGTACGTCTACAAACTGACCATTGGCTGTCAAAGGGTCAACTCGCCCATCAAGCTACTTCGTGTTCCCTTTAGAGTGTTGGTTCTGCAAG GCATGCCAGAGCCTCCATTTCCCCAGGATGAAGAGGTTTGCCCCTCCAACCCTTTCctggaggaagaggaagtgagCCGCAGGGACTCTCGGCCTTTGGAGAGAGCACTGGACATGTTAATGGTCACCACCTCGAGGCGCTACCCCC ATATGTTTAATATCACCAACATGCGTGGGAAAGTAGCAAAGTTCTGCATCTTTAAGACTGTTTACAGACTCGGGGAGGACATCATCGGCACGTTTAACTTTTCAGAGGGAGACATTCCCTGCCTGCAG tatTCAGTGAGCCTTCAGAGTGAGGAGGAGATCCAGCAGCAGTACCAGCGTAGACCAGGACAAACTCCCAGTGTGACTGGACACGGGCGACATCTGGAGTCTTGCCTCCACACGGCCTTCAGCCACTTCTCTCTTCCCATACCCCTGAATGTCACGCCGGGTTTCAGCAGAGACATTG tgACCCTGAGGTGGCGCCTGCACTTTGAATTCGTTACTGCCCGGGAGCCTATGGAACCGCCCACTGTCCTGCAGAACCAATCAGAGGTCACAGTGTGGGCTGGGGCGGAGCATGTGGATGTGGACACCTTCAGCTGGAATCTACCGATCAAAGTCCTGCCCACCAACCCGGCTTTGGCTTCCTACGTGTCCCAGTTTACAGGGACCAACACCATTACCatttaa
- the rgp1 gene encoding RAB6A-GEF complex partner protein 2 isoform X3, which yields MLAWASAQIHCQFHASENRVALPAQGNKQDVQAESETVLIPSRGERGQCVLDTPPKILFCDLRLDPGESKTYSYSEVVPIDGPPSFRGQAVKYVYKLTIGCQRVNSPIKLLRVPFRVLVLQGMPEPPFPQDEEVCPSNPFLEEEEVSRRDSRPLERALDMLMVTTSRRYPHMFNITNMRGKVAKFCIFKTVYRLGEDIIGTFNFSEGDIPCLQYSVSLQSEEEIQQQYQRRPGQTPSVTGHGRHLESCLHTAFSHFSLPIPLNVTPGFSRDIVTLRWRLHFEFVTAREPMEPPTVLQNQSEVTVWAGAEHVDVDTFSWNLPIKVLPTNPALASYVSQFTGTNTITI from the exons ATGCTGGCATGGGCCAGTGCCCAGATCCACTGTCAGTTTCATGCAAGTGAGAACAGAGTAGCCTTGCCGGCTCAGGGCAACAAACAGGATGTCCAGGCTGAGAGCGAGACTGTGCTCATCCCAAGCAGAG GAGAACGAGGGCAGTGTGTGCTGGACACTCCTCCTAAGATATTATTCTGCGACCTGCGCCTGGACCCTGGAGAGAGTAAAACAT ACTCCTACAGTGAGGTTGTTCCCATTGATGGGCCTCCCAGTTTCCGTGGTCAGGCGGTGAAGTACGTCTACAAACTGACCATTGGCTGTCAAAGGGTCAACTCGCCCATCAAGCTACTTCGTGTTCCCTTTAGAGTGTTGGTTCTGCAAG GCATGCCAGAGCCTCCATTTCCCCAGGATGAAGAGGTTTGCCCCTCCAACCCTTTCctggaggaagaggaagtgagCCGCAGGGACTCTCGGCCTTTGGAGAGAGCACTGGACATGTTAATGGTCACCACCTCGAGGCGCTACCCCC ATATGTTTAATATCACCAACATGCGTGGGAAAGTAGCAAAGTTCTGCATCTTTAAGACTGTTTACAGACTCGGGGAGGACATCATCGGCACGTTTAACTTTTCAGAGGGAGACATTCCCTGCCTGCAG tatTCAGTGAGCCTTCAGAGTGAGGAGGAGATCCAGCAGCAGTACCAGCGTAGACCAGGACAAACTCCCAGTGTGACTGGACACGGGCGACATCTGGAGTCTTGCCTCCACACGGCCTTCAGCCACTTCTCTCTTCCCATACCCCTGAATGTCACGCCGGGTTTCAGCAGAGACATTG tgACCCTGAGGTGGCGCCTGCACTTTGAATTCGTTACTGCCCGGGAGCCTATGGAACCGCCCACTGTCCTGCAGAACCAATCAGAGGTCACAGTGTGGGCTGGGGCGGAGCATGTGGATGTGGACACCTTCAGCTGGAATCTACCGATCAAAGTCCTGCCCACCAACCCGGCTTTGGCTTCCTACGTGTCCCAGTTTACAGGGACCAACACCATTACCatttaa